The nucleotide sequence TGATGGAAGCTAGAGACTCCATCTACAGTGATAGAAGCTCTAGTATTACACCAATCACTCTATCAGTTGTAAAATAAATCCATGCTTCCGGGTCCAACGTTTGACTGTATGTCTCTTGTTGCCTTGTTAAAAATTAACAAGCCTGTTGTAAGAAAATGATAGCAAGCAtttaacactaacactttagCTATAAAACACCTGATCTTATTATGAACATAAACAATGTTTAACCTTTTTTGCAACTATGAATGGAAATGGaattatgggacattttcatatCAGTGTAAAGacatgaatgatgttcaggctgtgagtctgatataaaatgagtctgtcggctttcagtgtgttttagatgtgtgttttcccctctgttggagaaccttacacagaattttactggctgaaggtgaaatctgagctgctttttagacgaacaagcacttggagaacatctcagagagcagaaatgggtttgagatcaacatttactttgaagatacaaacatttctgactccagtcctgactcattttatatcagactcacagcctgaacatcattcatttctttatactgattgaataACTCCATTTCCATTCTGCCAGTGTATAGGAGCACCAgtatactggtaaaaaaaaaaaaaagtgttaatctGTGTAATCTATCTataggttttctttttccaacaTTACAATTCACCTGATAACATTTTAACACAAGTTTGTTTTTCCATCCAAAATTTCCTGGTTCAATGTGTGAGACACGGTCATGAGCAGTAGAGttattacaatttattacaTCTCTCTTATCTTTTCTTATCTCTAATCCTATACAGCTCATATCGTGTATTATACAACATGGTGGATAAAGGATCTGGCTGTGACTGCAGTCTTTAATCATGGCAATAAATCCCACAGAACTCacataagtaataaataatatgatataaataatataaataatataatataatattacttTTCACTCTGTGGAACTTTAATTCAAAGCAGGGTTAAAGAAATATAccaattcaggatataaattatacatCTTTAATTAAATGATATTATAAAATCATTCCCCTTCTACACCTCAATCAGGCTTAATATTGTGagttgtgagcagtgagaggtgccgtgaataacactgatgatctcctcatcatggcacctgttagtgggtgggatatattaggcagcaagtcaacattttgtcctcaaagttgatgtgttagaagcaggaaaaatggacaagtgtaaggacttgagcgagtttgatgaagggccaaattgtgatggctagaccactggatcagagcatctccgaaactgcagctcttgtggggtgttcccggtctgcagtggtcagtatctatcaaaagtggtccaatgaagaaacagtggtgaaccggagacagggtcatgcagtacgggtcagggctgttctggcagcaaaagggggaccaacacaatattaggcaggtggtcataatgttatgcctggtcggtctATAACATGAGTACAATACAGACAATAAAGTGACTTTAACCATTTTCGTTGCACATTAAAACAAGTGTGTAATTATTAGCGTTTTTCATTTATATGTTTATCCTTCCATGGAGACATTAAGTCCAGCAGGAGGCGGTGTGAACTCAGAAGCAACAAAAAGCAGGAAGTGTCGAAGATGCAGAAAGCGGAAGCAGGTGGGGGAAAAACAAAGATGGCTGCCCCCGTGTTCCATGCGTGTGCTGTGTTATGGTGTGATCCGTGCACTTTCCTCTTCAATCTGCAGCACTAACACCGTTAACACCGCTgtaaacttatttattttccgCGTGTATATGTCAAATACGTAAACATGAAACCGAAATTCAAGCGAAAAGGAGGCGGAAAGGGCAAACAGTCCAAAGATAAGCTCCAGAAATTCATGGTTTCTGTGCAGAACTTTGTGGAAAGGGAAGGAGGACACGATGAAGCGGAGTCACGCGGCTACACGGAGATGCTCGCTAAAAGGAAAAGTCGGAAAGAAATGCGCAAAGAGAAGCGGAAGCTGAAGaacaggaaaaagaaaggaaagcagcCGGTAGAGGAGAGTAAACAGAGCGTCGATGTGGAAGATTCTCCACAAAAACCTCCACCAGCCATAAAAACCAAACCTCCATCAAACCCTGCTGGTGCTGAGCTCAGGGATGTGGAGAAGAAGCCTAAAAGAAAGGTGCGTTTCGAGGAAACAGCGCCGCAGCCTGAAAAGAAAGCTAAAGTGCAgaccatgaggaagaaagcGCTTATAGAAGCTAATGAGGTGGAGGATAGAGAGATCAGGAAGCTGGAGAAACGTCTGGGGCTCCATAAGAGGAAGAACAAGAAGAGCCTTCCACAGTCGTTCGTCAACGACGGCCTCGATTACATTCTGGGCATCCTGGAGCCTGGAGGCTCTGGGTTATACGCTAGcgatgaggaagaggagtcaGACAAGGCTAAGAGAGGGCTGGAGAAGTTAGAGGAGATcagtgaggatgaggacgaGGGGTCTGAACACATtggtgatgaggaggaagaagatCTAGGTGGAGATGGGGAGGAGattgaagaagaggaggaggaagaagtagaagaagaagatgaggaagaagtagaagaagaagaggaggaagatgatgatgaaggaggagaagaagaagaggaggaggagatagatgatgaagaagagggagaagaagaaaaggaagagggCGAAGATGTGTCAGAAGAAGCGGATGAgcaagatgatgaagatgaaaacaCTTCCCAGGATAAGTCATCTGTAAGTCAATATGGACTACATATTATTTTtgataaatctctctctctctctttcaatctcTCCCTGACTTATATATGTTTAATTGTAAATTATTGGTTCCCAAAAGGAATAAAATCCTCTCCATATTAATGTCACTGTCATGTCTGTTGTTGACGCTggactgtgtgttgtgtttgttcagAGCAGTGAGGCAGCAGGTAAATACGTCCCTCCTCATCTCCGTGAAGTAAACGACAGCAAGCGTAAAGCTGAGCTGGAGCGGCTCAAGCGCAACCTGAAAGGTTTGATAAACAGGTACGTGTGGAGCGGAGTCCTGCGGCATGTGTATAAATGATCACCACACATGCCTGTGTAAGGATTTGTTAGTGTCGTGGTTATGTGATCATCTTGGCTTGTGATTGGCAGGTTGAGTGAACCCAACATGGGCTCCATCAGCGGCCAGGTGGAGGAGATGTACATGAGCAACAGCAGGAAGGACATGAACGATGCGCTGACTGAAGTCCTGATGGCCGCTTGCATCACACCGGCACTGATGCCTGACAGGTACacagcattttcattttaaaagtacATTACCGTTAAGTGTTTAAAGCAGGCTAGTAGCTAGCTAATCACGCTGCATTTACACAAAAGCCAACAAGCTACAAATGAGCTACAGCAAGGAAGGAATTCTTATACAGCTGCTCTGTCATGAGTGATAGCAGAAAGTAACTTGTTTCACTCAAAATTATCATTAAAATCAACAAATCTGTCTGTTCTAAGAGAAATAATACCCTTGGCGACATGCTTTATAAGaatgcactgatcaggcataacattatgaccactgacaggtgaagtgaataacactgatgatctcctcatcatggcacctgttagtgggtgggatatattaggcagcaagtgaacattttgtcctcaaagttgatgttagaagcaggaaaaatggacaagcgtaaggatttgagtttgatgaaaggccaaattgtgatggctagaccactggatcagagcatctccaaaactgcagtgaaTAATTCTGATtagctcctgttagtgggtgggatatattaggcagcaagtgaacattttgtcctcaaaattgatgtgttagaagcaggaaaaatggacaaaggataagtaaggatttgagtgagtttgacgaagggccaaattgtgatggctagatgactgtcggagcatctccaaaactgcagctcttgtggggtgttcccggtctgcagtggttagtatatatcaaaagtggtccaaggaaggaacagtggtgaaccggcgacagggtcatagacggccaaggctcactgatgcacgtggggagagaaggctggcccgtgtgattcgaacagacgagctactgttgctcaaattgctgcaaaagggggaccaacacaatattaggcaggtggtcataatgtaatgcctggtTTGTGTATATCTAAATATCactatttttctttaatatttttctatgtATACACCACAATAACctatatatcaaaaatattcAAGCTGTTCTCCTGCTGGAAACATTATGTTTGTATCTTAATGTTTTTTAGTATAATGCTAGACATTTAATATGCTTTAGTAGTCAccagcctatatatatatatatatatatatatatattacacgcACAGCCATAAATTGTATGCTATGTCTCATGTTTTTTATGAAATTGTCTTAAAAAATTTCTGATATGATTCATAGTGATTTGAGATTTGATTAATTTTGTCAGGTTAAAATTAGGTTTTAGTGACTATAATAGTTTAAAATACTGGCATTTATCTGCTTAGATTTAAGATTGGAACTTAACTGATATTGATAttagatactgtatataatacatTAGAccgtgtggatatttttttaacatgtctCCTTGTTGTTTTTCCCTCTCAGGCTGCTGATGGAGCACATGTTGTTAGTCAGTGTCCTGCATCACACGGTTGGACTGGAGGTACTGTGTTTCCTAACCACAGCTTTATTACTTAGCTTTGTGTCATGCTGTTGTATCTGTAAGAGTGTGTCCCTAAAAGGCTTCTCACACATGAAATATCTCCCCTGGGTCTTAGTAAACCCCACTAAACATAATCCTGGGTTCTGtttgaggtttcacactgctcacactttACCCAGGATTAACaatgaatcctggctcttcataatctgatgttTAACACTGTACTTTCCTAAACGCTGGTGCAACCTTCTTGGTATTTGCATATCAGCATcaatgattggataaatccatCACATGCCtgctgtatatacaccgatcaggcataacgttatAAGCAGtaacaagtgaagtgaataattctGATtagctcctgttagtgggtgggatatattaggcagcaagtgaacattttgtcctcaaaattgatgtgttagaagcaggaaaaatggacaaaggataagtaaggatttgagtgagtttgacgaagggccaaattgtgatggctagatgactgtcagagcatctccaaaactgcagctcttgtggggtgttcccggtctgcagtggtcagtatctatcaaaagtggtccaaggaagggacagtggtgaaccggagtcagggtcatgggcggccaaggctcattgatgcacgtggcccatgtggtccgatccaacagtcaagctactgttgctcgaattcgtgaagaaattaatgctggatcaccttcagggatctagtagagtccatgcctcgatgggtcaggcctgtttttgcagcaaaatgggggcccaacacaatattaggcaggtggtcataatgttatgcctgatcagtgtctTGTCTCATGCTTACACATCAGCAAGGGGaaaaagttcttttttttttttttttttttttgcttgttgttGACCAGCCATTCATTTCTTGATATCCAATTTTTTCCGTGTTGTATTTCCCCCTCACTATggcacacacctccatcacgtTCAGCATTTTAACCACCCGAATCTACCAAGCCGTTTTTGTTCATTGAGGCTTACGTCCTGGATCTAATGTGATATGAGTCTGAAGTGTTTAGTTTCTAAATAGTCTTGCATCTAGACGTATTGTTTCACATGATGACCCCGGGGGTTAagagcagtgtgaaaagccctgaaagtgtgaaagtgttttattcttcttataccacagcaatttgccactTTTAATTTTCTCTTATTCTCAAATATTCTTTTCATtccttgttgttgtttgttgttagAACTCTGATTGTTGATAGGGACATGTGCTGCAGTGTTCATTAGTGTAGAAACTGGAGTTTGTATCTATCTCTCAGGTCGGTGCTCATTTCCTGGAGACTGTGGTGCGGCGCTTCGATGAGACCCAGCGCGACGACTCCATCACGGGTAAAGAGAGCTCTAATCTGGCCTCCATGATGGCCCACATGTACAACTTCCAGGTGGTGCACTCGCTGCTGCTGTTTGACGTGCTGAAGCGACTGTTGGCGTCGTTCACGCCGCAGGACGTGGAGCTCATGCTGCTACTGCTGAGGAACGTGGGCTTTTCCCTGAGGAAGGACGACCCTCTGGGTCTGAAGGAGTTGATATCTGAAGCCCAATGCAAAGCCAGCGCAGAGGGGCCACGATTCAGCGACGAAACCAGAGTAAGGACCAGAATGTGTCAATGTTCACTCGCACGTGGATCTTATTTACAGTAGTCCCCCGTTTATCGCgggggttacgttccaaaacTACCCGCAGTAAACGAAAATCTGCGATACACGGACGCcgccccaaatgcttttttttttattatcgtttaagccgtaaatgaccctcccacactctttaaacacacacagaaaacatttgcaagcatatagcgcgatgaattttgggtaaatccatataaatatcacatttatagtgagtactctatgtatgtatgttccttgccagaagccttagaaggtgccaAGGGTTTGGGCGACATAATGGGGCTTGCAGATAAAGcataaaaatacagcgtacacagaacaaacccaaacactcgggacagtggcACACGAAAAACTGCacacatagccagcagccaatcgcaaccatgattaaatgaatggggcattccgattggccggacttgttcctccagccgtactgtatttagattttcagcatccccgtaccacgctttcctaaacaatgctacgtgttcttattaacatttcacttcattttcaattaacgtttatattttgtaattaataattatatttttattaataaattaccttatttcaacaataaaaacaattcactataaggtttgtggATACTAAGATATACCAggaaaatccacaaaaaaatgttccaaataaaaatctgcgatataccgggacctGGATATAGAGAGGGATTACTGTATTCATATTTCAAGTTCTCAAACACGATTCCATCAGTTTTCCTGATGTAGTAGTTTGAAACATGAGCACAGGAACTGAAATTTCTGTGGACCTGCAACTGTCTCGGATTGCACTTCCCATATTAAATGTTCTGAACTGTTCATGTCCAAGAGAaagtttttttgtctgtctctctctgcctctgtctgtccatgtctttttgtcattattttttataaccatctccatccctttctccctcttccAGGTGCGGTTCATGTTAGAGACCATGCTGGCACTGAAGAACAACGACATGCGGAAAATTCCGGGTTATGACCCCGAGCCTGTGGAGAGACTGAGGAAGCTCCAGCGCTCTCTGGTGAGACACATTCACTACTACGGGACACCAGCTCTCTCCAAAACACCTTTAACACCACTATTGAATATTTGTCAGACAGTGAAGCACTGGGAGATGAGGAGAAAAGGTCTGTTCAGTTTGAAATGTAGTAAAATATACCTGATTAAATGTACATTCTATAGTTGATGTGTTTACACCACAGTGTTGCAGAATTCTTGGTCAGCTTTAGCTGTCAAGCAAGCATGAAGGTTAGAGGTGATAGACCCCAGCGCTGTTGGATTctacattctgattggtcaggagatgTTGATTAATATTACTACAacatcagctctgacaatagtgcGGTTAAAACTACAGGTTACTTTTAATGCACTCCTTCTAAtacgttatcatttctatagtaacagctcattcacaaagACTTTTATGGCAGATGCTCCATTTAAACATGTGTAAATGTCTAATTGTTGAGAAGGTGAGggtttctgtaaggagatgtttcttttacatttatggaaggagtctccattgtgtAAACCTGTAACTGTATGATAAAGGAGTTTAGGGAAAGACAGTTCAGCGTAAGTTAAGTAGTTTCACAGATATAATTAAGTGTATCTTGAGTATAAAAAgctcattctttaataaataaaaatgtgtaatcACTGCCAAATTACTGTGGTAATTACTTCTTATGTAGTATTGTGTGCTGTTGTGTCGTGAAGATCCAGAACCGGGCGAGTGGCACGGATGTGAAGCTCAGGGTTTCGTTGGAGAATCTTCTGGAAGCACAGAGCGTCG is from Hemibagrus wyckioides isolate EC202008001 linkage group LG07, SWU_Hwy_1.0, whole genome shotgun sequence and encodes:
- the nom1 gene encoding nucleolar MIF4G domain-containing protein 1, translating into MKPKFKRKGGGKGKQSKDKLQKFMVSVQNFVEREGGHDEAESRGYTEMLAKRKSRKEMRKEKRKLKNRKKKGKQPVEESKQSVDVEDSPQKPPPAIKTKPPSNPAGAELRDVEKKPKRKVRFEETAPQPEKKAKVQTMRKKALIEANEVEDREIRKLEKRLGLHKRKNKKSLPQSFVNDGLDYILGILEPGGSGLYASDEEEESDKAKRGLEKLEEISEDEDEGSEHIGDEEEEDLGGDGEEIEEEEEEEVEEEDEEEVEEEEEEDDDEGGEEEEEEEIDDEEEGEEEKEEGEDVSEEADEQDDEDENTSQDKSSSSEAAGKYVPPHLREVNDSKRKAELERLKRNLKGLINRLSEPNMGSISGQVEEMYMSNSRKDMNDALTEVLMAACITPALMPDRLLMEHMLLVSVLHHTVGLEVGAHFLETVVRRFDETQRDDSITGKESSNLASMMAHMYNFQVVHSLLLFDVLKRLLASFTPQDVELMLLLLRNVGFSLRKDDPLGLKELISEAQCKASAEGPRFSDETRVRFMLETMLALKNNDMRKIPGYDPEPVERLRKLQRSLIQNRASGTDVKLRVSLENLLEAQSVGRWWIVGSSWSGAPMINDEKPTAKPVKGEQFSAKVLELARKQRMNTDVRRNIFCVIMTSEDYLDAFEKLLRLGLKGQQERDIVHVLLDCCLQEKTFNGFYAVLAEKFCAYDRRFQMTFQFCLWDKFKDLANLSSSSFANLVQMVIHLLTKNSLSLSILKAIEFGELDKPKVKFLRQILSKLFQQTPEEDLVQIFSRISGIPKLGMLREGLKLFIRHFLLRSAQTEGSPLTTRAEMAIKAMEANDAKLKL